One segment of Carya illinoinensis cultivar Pawnee chromosome 13, C.illinoinensisPawnee_v1, whole genome shotgun sequence DNA contains the following:
- the LOC122292050 gene encoding uncharacterized protein LOC122292050 — MMEDEKEGGRAYGHWWWVLASGAQLGLGVSSYRRGYAGDSRLMPLKAFVVASLFVGAAASTAVSVLKASGIHKVEDLLEVGANIRAGLGVRPRARDE, encoded by the exons ATGATGGAGGATGAGAAGGAAGGTGGTAGGGCCTACGGTCACTGGTGGTGGGTCCTTGCAAGCGGGGCTCAGTTAGGGTTAGGCGTATCGTCTTACAGAAGGGGCTACGCCGGCGACTCACGCCTCATGCCCTTGAAAGCCTTCGTCGTCGCCTCTCTCTTCGTCGGCGCCGCTGCTTCTACCGCCGTATCAGTTCTCAAGGCATCCGGCATCCACAAG GTGGAAGACCTCTTGGAAGTGGGTGCAAATATAAGAGCTGGACTTGGAGTTCGTCCAAGGGCGAGAGATGagtaa
- the LOC122292049 gene encoding UPF0481 protein At3g47200-like: MAKMAGPAAADSDPIGKELDECKELLIDIPLALEPPLWPECCIYRVPKRLREINEKAYTPRLVSIGPFHHRREELRNMEMQKLRYLRDFCYRTRTSHEDLAANIQRSEVKIRRCYSETFELSSEEFVKMILLDAVFIIEPFLRKSEILTEHKDHILHQPCMERGIRSDLILLENQLPFFVLENLFTLVPKPQVSSGCKNHKEGQQTEELKEGLSKNVFSSSFRDLSCQFFESYGKPPESSSIREVKHFTDLVRNFFFPPTKLTPNSPPPNQRVSESRSSIQCLYTATKLGEAALKFRPARERSLLEITFPENKCLENCPCFNLSWLISCLPCLKTTFLAKMQRFLEVPPFLVDDKTEGLFRNLMALEQCHYPSQTFICDYVVLLDNLITTKKDVSLLVEKKVIANELGSNAAVTDLINKLGLEIEENATFYSELTRKLNGYYENPWNRLVATLTSVYFHDFWRGTATVIGLVVLALTMWNFIRLVSRSR; this comes from the coding sequence ATGGCAAAGATGGCCGGCCCCGCTGCTGCAGATTCTGATCCCATTGGAAAAGAACTCGATGAATGCAAAGAGCTGTTAATCGACATACCACTTGCTCTGGAGCCTCCTCTTTGGCCGGAGTGCTGCATCTACAGGGTTCCCAAGAGACTTCGGGAGATAAATGAAAAGGCATACACCCCGAGGCTCGTTTCGATTGGCCCATTTCACCACCGCCGAGAAGAACTGAGGAACATGGAAATGCAAAAACTGAGATATTTGAGGGATTTCTGTTACCGAACTCGGACGAGCCACGAGGATCTTGCAGCCAACATCCAGCGAAGCGAAGTGAAAATTCGCCGTTGCTATTCAGAGACCTTCGAGCTCAGCAGTGAAGAGTTTGTAAAGATGATACTGTTGGATGCTGTCTTTATTATTGAGCCTTTCTTGAGGAAATCTGAAATTTTAACGGAGCATAAAGACCATATATTACATCAACCGTGTATGGAACGAGGTATAAGGTCTGACCTGATTCTACTTGAGAATCAGCTCCCCTTTTTCGTTCTTGAGAATTTGTTCACCTTAGTCCCCAAACCCCAAGTCTCTTCCGGTTGCAAAAATCATAAAGAAGGCCAGCAAACTGAGGAGCTCAAAGAAGGGCTTAGCAAAAATGTGTTTAGTTCCAGCTTTCGCGATCTTTCTTGCCAGTTCTTTGAGAGTTATGGAAAGCCGCCAGAGTCCTCCAGTATCAGGGAAGTAAAACATTTCACAGATTTGGTAagaaattttttctttccaccAACAAAACTTACTCCTAACAGCCCACCACCGAACCAGAGAGTTTCAGAAAGTAGATCAAGTATTCAATGCCTATATACAGCGACAAAGCTTGGCGAGGCAGCGTTGAAATTCAGGCCAGCTCGGGAAAGAAGTCTGCTTGAAATAACATTTCCTGAGAATAAATGCTTGGAAAACTGCCCGTGCTTCAACTTGTCATGGCTCATATCTTGCTTACCATGCTTGAAAACCACATTCTTGGCAAAAATGCAACGTTTCTTGGAAGTTCCACCCTTTCTGGTAGACGACAAAACTGAAGGTCTTTTCCGAAACCTCATGGCCTTGGAGCAGTGTCACTACCCATCTCAAACTTTCATCTGCGATTATGTTGTGCTGTTGGATAATCTCATCACCACTAAAAAAGACGTCAGTTTGCTTGTTGAAAAGAAGGTTATTGCTAACGAGCTAGGTAGCAACGCTGCAGTGACGGATCTAATCAACAAACTCGGCCTTGAGATTGAAGAAAATGCAACCTTTTACTCGGAACTCACTAGAAAGCTTAATGGATACTACGAAAACCCTTGGAACCGTCTCGTGGCAACCTTGACAAGTGTGTATTTCCATGATTTCTGGAGAGGAACTGCAACTGTAATTGGACTCGTTGTCCTGGCTCTCACTATGTGGAATTTCATTAGGCTTGTTAGCAGGTCGCGTTGA
- the LOC122292930 gene encoding uncharacterized protein LOC122292930 isoform X1 has protein sequence MSLQQISSLSLSRSFPRRLSLFSFSVACVQVMDGSETPAQQDHQNVVVMRHGDRKDNVDPLWATNAAKPWDPPLVKDGRIRAFSQGRKLRTNLGFPIHRVFVSPFLRCVQTASEVVSALCSIHDDPTILTSDDVSIDPSKVKVSIEYGLCEMINREAIRSGFPQDGNWGFNISELEAMLPAGTVDSTVEHVYKELPQWAETVAGARARYLQIFQALADKYPTENLLLVTHGEGVGVAFSAFKKNSTVYAVEYCAYTELRRPIVHKDGSFVAGDFETRNGQGIGYIPSNAVADDVT, from the exons ATGTCGCTTCAACAAATCtcgtctctctcactctctcgctCGTTTCCTCGGCGGCTCAGCCTGTTCTCATTCTCTGTAGCTTGCGTACAAGTAATGGACGGGTCGGAAACACCGGCCCAACAGGACCACCAAAACGTGGTCGTAATGAGGCACGGCGATCGCAAGGACAACGTCGATCCCCTATGGGCGACGAATGCTGCGAAGCCGTGGGACCCGCCACTGGTGAAGGATGGCCGGATACGCGCCTTCTCCCAGGGTCGGAAGCTCCGGACCAATCTCGGCTTCCCAATCCACCGGGTCTTCGTCTCTCCCTTCCTCCGCTGCGTCCAAACCGCCTCTGAAGTCGTCTCCGCGCTCTGCTCCATCCACGACGACCCAACCATCCTGACCTCCGATGACGTTTCCATCGATCCCTCTAAAGTCAAG GTCTCTATCGAGTATGGATTGTGCGAGATGATAAACAGGGAAGCGATCAGATCTGGTTTCCCTCAAGACGGAAACTGGGGCTTCAATATCTCAGAGCTTGAAGCAATGCTACCAGCTGGGACAGTGGACAGCACTGTGGAACATGTGTATAAGGAG ttgccACAGTGGGCGGAGACAGTAGCGGGTGCAAGGGCTAGATATTTACAAATCTTTCAGGCACTGGCAGATAAATATCCTACAGAAAACTTGCTACTTGTCACTCATG GAGAAGGAGTTGGAGTGGCGTTTTCTGCGTTCAAGAAGAACTCTACCGTTTATGCTGTAGAGTATTGTGCATATACAGAACTAAGACGACCCATCGTCCATAAAGATGGATCGTTTGTTGCTGGAGATTTTGAGACACGTAATGGGCAGGGCATCGGTTACATTCCATCAAATGCTGTGGCAGACGATGTCACATAG
- the LOC122292929 gene encoding transcription factor DUO1, with amino-acid sequence MEANGDEGVRKGPWKAEEDEVLLNHVKKYGPRDWSSIRSKGLLQRTGKSCRLRWVNKLRPNLKNGCKFSLEEERVVIELQAQFGNKWAKIATYLPGRTDNDVKNFWSSRQKRLARILQTSATPSKPQKNKREAQSSHGCCQGSNNCPALEAPKFSSSSEGESSARAQSCSSSCLENSEMIRMVPLPDLVNHKLLNFDTSLIHHEFSPAKKSPFIESQVQQIPFSQIPQPQPDITFSPESQELLARLEDPSIFDLFGTLDASGLGNGAQLPIGTQLFEPVGSCRNGAKEKIDNPITPDNIFDDFPTDVFDHIEPAPSSPDL; translated from the exons ATGGAAGCGAATGGGGATGAGGGTGTAAGAAAGGGGCCATGGAAGGCAGAGGAAGATGAAGTGCTATTAAACCATGTGAAGAAGTATGGCCCCAGAGACTGGAGCTCCATTCGATCCAAAGGCCTCTTGCAGAGGACCGGAAAGTCGTGCCGTCTTCGTTGGGTCAATAAGCTTAGACCCAACTTGAAGAA TGGCTGCAAATTTTCATTAGAGGAGGAGAGGGTGGTGATAGAGTTGCAGGCACAGTTTGGGAACAAATGGGCGAAAATCGCAACCTATCTGCCGGGAAGAACCGATAATGATGTGAAGAACTTTTGGAGTAGCAGGCAGAAAAGGCTAGCGAGGATTCTGCAGACTTCAGCAACACCCTCCAAACCACAGAAGAACAAAAGGGAAGCTCAGTCTAGCCACGGTTGTTGTCAAGGGTCCAATAATTGTCCTGCTCTGGAG gctCCAAAGTTCAGTTCTTCATCGGAGGGAGAATCATCGGCAAGGGCTCAGTCATGCTCATCATCCTGCTTGGAGAACTCTGAAATGATCAGAATGGTTCCACTACCAGATCTTGTTAACCACAAGTTGCTTAATTTTGACACTAGCCTTATTCATCACGAGTTCTCCCCAGCCAAGAAGAGCCCATTCATTGAGTCCCAAGTACAACAAATCCCATTTTCTCAAATTCCACAACCCCAACCAGACATCACATTTTCACCAGAAAGCCAAGAACTCTTGGCCAGACTTGAAGACCCCAGTATTTTTGATTTGTTTGGAACACTGGATGCTTCTGGACTTGGAAATGGAGCTCAGCTTCCCATTGGAACTCAATTATTTGAACCCGTAGGAAGTTGCAGAAATGGTGCCAAGGAAAAAATTGACAATCCCATTACCCCGGACAACATCTTTGATGACTTCCCAACCGACGTGTTCGATCATATTGAGCCAGCTCCAAGCTCTCCGGACCTATAA
- the LOC122292928 gene encoding uncharacterized protein LOC122292928, whose amino-acid sequence MARWDEILSLPVQNPPTLEFSSADLVWSKVEGWRDKTNRVVLIPFARVDDFVRGESANKECPTRFHVEARRRRPPEMAYKPKVDGILEYILYWCSFGPDDHRKGGIVRPSRTTYVPKKKNAGRPNTKRGCTCHFIVKRLIAEPSVALIIYNEDKHIDKKGLPCHGPQDKKAAGTRAMFAPYISEDLRLRVLSLLYVGVSVETIMQRHNESVEKQGGPCNRDDLLTHRYVRRQERSIRRSTYELDADDAVSISMWVESHQDHIFYHEDFSDSGPFTLGIQTEWQLQQMIRFGNRSLLASDSRFGTNKLKYPVHSLVVFNSDNKAIPVAWIIAPRFASSDLHRWMRALYNRVRTKDPTWKLAGFIVDDPLSDVLTIRDVFECSVLICFWRVRHAWHKNLIKKCLATEMQVEISRRLGQAVDDISQRQGTVGLFEDLLEDFVDESDFVDYFKAIWYPRIGAWTAALKSLPIASQETCAAMEFYHNQLNLRLLNEKDPGVYQRADWLVDKLGTKVHSYFWLDEYSGKDDFARYWKDEWVSGLTSWRKARKIPDTDVIIEDGCAKVADQLNRDKVYVVWNPGSQFGICNCSWAEMGNICEHMFKVINVCRHRGSTTPSISLLQYHKALIDLLNCPPHDSLIRDHAVSLAVCVQKQLYQLADLDSCQTMLDSNQKHTVDNIEQETVELPCADQDRQLVNQSNCMDEDVSSHNENCGNVNNDPGSLVGNVSGGLIDMVASGNGTCGEGAGEEITCADMDAEPSSICISPPGLYSVDEVVAHTVFSESGDRVLTNTGSKNPLPNDAFSDCNGFRDDILNKDCHESTMDVEPVLIDVAPTAEFREKHIVTHQNGLGENGVEPTVSGIHDADPNAPSISLPVESPVVDMDETSGVKEKNEGVDLNSGNGNITKNSSFIVNTISGDGVHDHIAHDSDVGHDAKAVGTMVAEHSESSL is encoded by the exons ATGGCCAGATGGGACGAGATTCTCTCCCTTCCTGTACAGAATCCTCCAACCTTGGAATTTTCTTCTGCTGACCTTGTGTGGTCAAAGGTGGAAGGTTGGCGTGACAAAACTAATAGAGTTGTTCTAATCCCATTTGCTAGAGTGGATGATTTTGTAAGGGGTGAATCAGCAAATAAAGAGTGTCCAACGAGATTTCATGTTGAAGCAAGGCGGCGGCGACCTCCAGAGATGGCATACAAGCCAAAGGTGGATGGCATTCTTGAATATATTCt GTATTGGTGTTCTTTTGGTCCTGATGACCACCGGAAGGGTGGCATTGTACGACCCAGTAGAACTACGTATGTCCCAAAGAAGAAAAACGCTGGCAGACCAAATACTAAGAGAGGGTGCACTTGCCACTTTATCGTGAAACGCTTAATTGCTGAACCATCAGTAGCACTCATCATATATAATGAAGATAAGCATATAGATAAAAAAGGGCTGCCTTGCCATGGTCCACAAGACAAGAAGGCTGCTGGAACACGTGCTATGTTTGCCCCATACATCTCAGAGGACCTCCGTCTGCGTGTCCTATCTCTACTATATGTTGGTGTTTCTGTGGAGACCATAATGCAAAGACACAATGAATCAGTAGAGAAACAGGGTGGTCCATGTAACCGCGATGACCTTTTAACTCATCGGTATGTTCGGAGACAGGAGAGGAGCATCCGACGTTCTACATATGAACTGGATGCAGATGATGCAGTCAGTATCAGCATGTGGGTTGAAAGCCACCAGGATCACATTTTCTATCATGAAGATTTCTCGGATTCCGGACCTTTTACATTGGGCATTCAAACAGAGTGGCAGTTGCAACAAATGATTAGGTTTGGTAATCGCAGCCTTCTGGCTTCTGATTCAAGGTTTGGAACAAATAAATTGAAG TACCCTGTTCACAGTCTTGTTGTGTTCAACTCTGACAACAAGGCTATCCCTGTGGCTTGGATAATAGCACCGAGGTTTGCAAGTTCAGATTTGCATAGATGGATGAGAGCTCTTTACAATAGAGTTCGCACGAAAGATCCCACTTGGAAGTTGGCTGGGTTCATTGTGGATGATCCTCTAAGTGATGTCCTTACAATCAG GGATGTATTTGAGTGCTCtgtattgatatgcttttggcGTGTCCGTCATGCTTGGCATAAGAACTTAATAAAGAAATGTCTGGCAACTGAGATGCAAGTTGAGATATCAAGACGGCTTGGGCAGGCAGTGGATGACATCTCTCAAAGGCAGGGAACTGTTGGTTTGTTTGAGGATCTATTGGAAGATTTTGTTGATGAGTCAGATTTTGTGGATTACTTTAAGGCGATATGGTATCCTAGAATAG GAGCATGGACCGCAGCACTAAAATCTCTTCCCATTGCCAGCCAGGAGACGTGTGCAGCAATGGAGTTTTACCACAACCAGTTGAATCTCAGGTTATTGAATGAGAAGGACCCTGGTGTTTACCAACGTgctgattggttggttgataaGTTGGGTACAAAAGTCCATTCTTACTTCTGGCTTGATGAGTACTCAGGGAAGGATGATTTTGCACGATATTGGAAAGATGAGTGGGTGAGTGGATTAACATCTTGGCGGAAAGCAAGGAAGATTCCAGACACTGATGTTATCATAGAGGATGGATGTGCAAAAGTTGCTGACCAGCTTAATCGAGATAAAGTTTATGTCGTCTGGAATCCCGGCTCACAGTTTGGTATTTGTAATTGCAGTTGGGCTGAAATGGGCAATATTTGTGAGCATATGTTCAAAGTTATTAATGTATGCCGTCATCGAGGATCTACTACGCCATCTATCAGCCTATTGCAGTACCACAAGGCATTGATAGACTTGCTAAATTGCCCACCCCATGATTCTTTGATTCGTGATCATGCTGTTTCTTTAGCAGTTTGTGTACAAAAGCAACTATATCAACTAGCTGATTTAGATAGCTGTCAAACTATGTTGGATTCCAATCAGAAGCATACTGTAGACAACATTGAGCAGGAAACTGTTGAGCTGCCTTGTGCCGATCAAGATAGACAATTAGTGAATCAGAGTAACTGTATGGATGAAGACGTATCTtctcacaatgaaaattgtgGGAATGTAAACAATGATCCTGGCAGTCTTGTAGGTAATGTTAGTGGTGGGCTGATTGATATGGTTGCCAGTGGAAATGGCACTTGTGGTGAGGGGGCTGGTGAAGAAATTACTTGTGCTGATATGGATGCTGAGCCATCATCCATCTGTATTTCTCCACCTGGACTGTATTCTGTTGATGAGGTTGTAGCTCACACTGTCTTTTCAGAAAGCGGGGATAGAGTCTTGACTAATACAGGGAGCAAGAATCCACTCCCCAATGATGCTTTCAGTGATTGTAATGGGTTTCGAGATGATATCTTAAATAAAGATTGCCATGAAAGTACGATGGATGTGGAGCCAGTATTGATCGATGTTGCTCCAACTGCAGAGTTTCGGGAGAAACACATAGTGACCCATCAAAATGGTCTTGGAGAGAATGGTGTTGAGCCTACAGTTTCTGGCATTCATGATGCTGATCCCAATGCCCCGTCCATATCCTTGCCTGTCGAGTCACCGGTGGTTGATATGGATGAAACTTCTGGAGTCAAGGAGAAGAATGAAGGTGTAGACTTGAATAGTGGAAATGGAAACATAACTAAGAACTCATCCTTCATTGTCAATACTATCTCAGGAGATGGTGTTCATGATCATATTGCACATGATTCTGATGTTGGTCATGACGCAAAGGCAGTTGGAACCATGGTGGCTGAACACTCCGAATCATCGCTATGA
- the LOC122292930 gene encoding uncharacterized protein LOC122292930 isoform X2 has translation MSLQQISSLSLSRSFPRRLSLFSFSVACVQVMDGSETPAQQDHQNVVVMRHGDRKDNVDPLWATNAAKPWDPPLVKDGRIRAFSQGRKLRTNLGFPIHRVFVSPFLRCVQTASEVVSALCSIHDDPTILTSDDVSIDPSKVKVSIEYGLCEMINREAIRSGFPQDGNWGFNISELEAMLPAGTVDSTVEHVYKELPQWAETVAGARARYLQIFQALADKYPTENLLLVTHGKEPLSSELFFMQEKELEWRFLRSRRTLPFML, from the exons ATGTCGCTTCAACAAATCtcgtctctctcactctctcgctCGTTTCCTCGGCGGCTCAGCCTGTTCTCATTCTCTGTAGCTTGCGTACAAGTAATGGACGGGTCGGAAACACCGGCCCAACAGGACCACCAAAACGTGGTCGTAATGAGGCACGGCGATCGCAAGGACAACGTCGATCCCCTATGGGCGACGAATGCTGCGAAGCCGTGGGACCCGCCACTGGTGAAGGATGGCCGGATACGCGCCTTCTCCCAGGGTCGGAAGCTCCGGACCAATCTCGGCTTCCCAATCCACCGGGTCTTCGTCTCTCCCTTCCTCCGCTGCGTCCAAACCGCCTCTGAAGTCGTCTCCGCGCTCTGCTCCATCCACGACGACCCAACCATCCTGACCTCCGATGACGTTTCCATCGATCCCTCTAAAGTCAAG GTCTCTATCGAGTATGGATTGTGCGAGATGATAAACAGGGAAGCGATCAGATCTGGTTTCCCTCAAGACGGAAACTGGGGCTTCAATATCTCAGAGCTTGAAGCAATGCTACCAGCTGGGACAGTGGACAGCACTGTGGAACATGTGTATAAGGAG ttgccACAGTGGGCGGAGACAGTAGCGGGTGCAAGGGCTAGATATTTACAAATCTTTCAGGCACTGGCAGATAAATATCCTACAGAAAACTTGCTACTTGTCACTCATG GAAAAGAGCCTCTAAGTAGTGAGTTATTCTTCATGCAGGAGAAGGAGTTGGAGTGGCGTTTTCTGCGTTCAAGAAGAACTCTACCGTTTATGCTGTAG